A genomic region of Acidobacteriota bacterium contains the following coding sequences:
- a CDS encoding ATP-dependent Clp protease ATP-binding subunit, with product MTDRRSAIVPLDERTLLQRLERAAERLGVEPLQRREMEHLVGVVTRCSALLEDVYTDERLRAVLGGDPRRLAALLAAPWFRMPAAPDLPSLISRVRRLPDPVRRIGDQALFDLAITGRSEIHGVSLEELGPKAYDLAADVLELLAADARLREHFLSNRLGDAVRIEDEVEFLHRCAERFDLYSRMLREAGEVEEPPEEGGAPRETAGGLVVPGSEGALVRAGEAALLAGAAAREAVAGQAEQEEEPAPSGGPLFTGASLPREHLLGAYERLLLFAGLDLDRLREELMSIVIDQDEAIETLCDDLALYAVGTQNLLRPGSYFLVGPTGVGKNYLVETLVRLLERQWGLEVPLLTIEGPNYTYPSDINELRGATRGFIRSDEPGLLTEFHKRAAGAPLAVILVDEVEKAHPQLRRFFLSIMDRGTTTDAHGNELNFAGTLIFYTSNIGYKDRGASTKPIGFGGDEERQAAYRAELSRALKKTLSPEFINRLKIVRFRHLGRDSAARILRLEFEKIAVRYRDIHGIELRLSPAAEEHLLDRGYSPEYGARRLAALLQRHCNVEVGKMIRRDERGRRETPEDLLQRVRELKASDKPVDLTALDREILQRARARVPYRGVLIDVEDGRLVCRRIGGEGTSS from the coding sequence GGCTCTCCTCGAGGACGTCTACACCGACGAGCGGCTCCGGGCGGTCCTCGGCGGGGACCCGCGCCGTCTGGCGGCGCTCCTCGCCGCGCCCTGGTTCCGGATGCCGGCGGCACCCGATCTTCCGTCGCTGATCAGCCGCGTGCGCCGCCTGCCCGACCCCGTGCGGCGCATCGGGGACCAGGCGCTGTTCGACCTGGCGATCACCGGCCGCTCCGAGATCCACGGGGTCTCGCTCGAGGAGCTGGGGCCGAAGGCCTACGACCTCGCCGCCGACGTGCTCGAGCTGCTGGCGGCGGACGCCCGCCTGCGCGAACACTTCCTGTCCAACCGGCTCGGGGACGCGGTCCGGATCGAGGACGAGGTGGAGTTCCTCCACCGGTGCGCGGAGCGCTTCGACCTCTACTCGCGGATGCTCCGGGAGGCGGGAGAGGTCGAGGAGCCGCCGGAGGAGGGCGGGGCGCCCCGGGAGACGGCGGGAGGCCTGGTGGTTCCCGGCTCGGAGGGGGCGCTCGTGCGGGCCGGGGAAGCGGCGCTTCTCGCGGGCGCGGCCGCCCGGGAGGCCGTCGCCGGGCAGGCGGAGCAGGAAGAGGAACCCGCTCCGAGCGGGGGCCCGCTGTTCACGGGGGCTTCCCTGCCGCGGGAGCACCTCCTCGGCGCCTACGAGCGGCTGCTCCTGTTCGCCGGCCTCGACCTCGACCGCCTGCGCGAGGAGCTGATGTCGATCGTCATCGACCAGGACGAGGCGATCGAGACCCTCTGCGACGACCTCGCCCTGTACGCGGTCGGCACCCAGAACCTCCTCCGCCCCGGGAGCTACTTCCTCGTCGGGCCGACGGGGGTGGGGAAGAACTACCTCGTCGAGACGCTGGTGCGCCTGCTGGAGCGGCAGTGGGGTCTCGAGGTCCCGCTCCTGACGATCGAAGGGCCGAACTACACCTACCCCTCCGACATCAACGAGCTCCGCGGCGCCACCCGCGGGTTCATCCGCTCCGACGAGCCGGGCCTGCTCACCGAGTTCCACAAGCGCGCCGCCGGCGCACCCCTCGCGGTGATCCTCGTCGACGAGGTGGAGAAGGCTCACCCCCAGCTCAGGCGGTTCTTCCTTTCGATCATGGACCGCGGCACGACGACCGACGCTCACGGGAACGAGCTCAACTTCGCCGGCACGCTGATCTTCTACACGTCGAACATCGGCTACAAGGACCGCGGCGCGAGCACGAAGCCGATCGGCTTCGGGGGCGACGAGGAACGTCAAGCCGCCTACCGGGCCGAACTGTCGCGGGCGCTGAAGAAGACCCTCTCGCCCGAATTCATCAACCGGCTGAAGATCGTGCGCTTCCGGCACCTCGGCCGCGACTCCGCGGCGAGGATCCTCCGCCTCGAGTTCGAGAAGATCGCCGTCCGCTACCGGGACATCCACGGCATCGAGCTGCGCCTGTCGCCCGCGGCCGAAGAGCACCTGCTCGACCGCGGCTACTCGCCGGAGTACGGCGCGCGGCGGCTGGCGGCCCTCCTCCAGCGGCACTGCAACGTCGAGGTGGGCAAGATGATCCGTCGCGACGAGCGCGGCCGGCGGGAGACGCCGGAAGATCTCCTGCAGCGGGTGCGCGAGCTGAAGGCCTCCGACAAGCCGGTGGACCTCACTGCGCTCGACCGCGAGATCCTCCAGCGGGCCCGCGCGCGGGTCCCCTACCGCGGGGTTCTCATCGACGTCGAGGACGGGCGTCTGGTCTGCCGCCGGATCGGCGGGGAGGGGACGTCTTCGTGA
- a CDS encoding GatB/YqeY domain-containing protein: MSLKQRILDDMKEAMRARDTDRLATLRMLKAKITEAEVAKRSAHGVDYQLDDQGVLAVLAAYAKQRREAIEAYSKGGRDDLVEKERRELEVVEAYLPRQLGEEEIRERLKAIVAQVGASGPGDLGKVMKAAMAELRGAADGKLVNRLAREILSGS; this comes from the coding sequence ATGTCCCTCAAGCAGCGGATCCTCGACGACATGAAGGAGGCGATGAGGGCTCGCGACACCGACCGGCTGGCCACGCTTCGGATGCTGAAGGCGAAGATCACCGAGGCGGAGGTGGCCAAGCGGTCCGCGCACGGCGTCGACTACCAGCTCGACGATCAGGGAGTCCTCGCCGTTCTTGCCGCCTACGCCAAGCAGCGCCGGGAGGCGATCGAGGCCTACTCCAAGGGAGGCCGGGACGACCTCGTCGAAAAGGAGCGGAGGGAGCTCGAGGTGGTCGAGGCCTACCTTCCCCGGCAGCTCGGCGAGGAGGAGATCCGCGAGCGCCTGAAGGCGATCGTGGCGCAGGTGGGAGCCTCCGGACCGGGCGATCTGGGCAAGGTGATGAAAGCGGCGATGGCGGAGCTTCGCGGGGCGGCGGACGGCAAGCTCGTCAACCGGCTCGCCCGGGAGATCCTCTCCGGATCCTGA